The Bacteroidota bacterium genome includes a region encoding these proteins:
- a CDS encoding T9SS type A sorting domain-containing protein, which translates to MRSAIILIAAIFLMMVRVEAQPVQAERTEVVIPNAFSFYDGKGARRIQFVDSLNGISYSPNTPHFGITTDGGQTWRDGSLSTQIPAIMKMFLMGKDSMVVVRDSQYIYHSFNAGETWTLAASLWSGERINKCFFFNHKYAINLTTNNELMISSDLGVSWITIPWQHRTIKPDIFYNNGYLFVTEVPQSPNPQSIVYSTNNGFTWEKINLPTSIGEYTYIARGAGSFVIGTNNGVVYSISQTGQILKRLTSPGNAIARGYAYLSDSEIFSLDNDYSYFSRGIVKYSITDSSTSYIPINYHEQYLDQIAVTTHDKVVMASTYQPSHSALMVFHMYGFRDIRVERFKFPGNLDASCLYFVNDAMGFAATSKNQILKTSDGGESWQETTVPAQLALVTGFARRSESEFIAICEGGAILESNDAGNSWQSIPSAFKGSIIRASFAGRDTIFFCTKDSLYMTTSGWQTVIPMNTGLTGGYYKDLDFYDGSNGAATYEKTSDLVGRAFVTTDRGATWELQNFPDRMFTYDPGSQGLFYRSDEGFGTWDAGASGQKIYMESYPANVDQNRGGVIALTAGTQNIFFNLGIKRNFRHINLGSNIVKRQIVAAGGNSTYLLSADGVYWKFSRSDNTAPTTVIRNYPVDGSPYEFHNLNFKWEEPWTIAPITHYHFQLALGDTSNIVEDRTGLDSTSINVNLTADSALYFWRVRAENQYGWGSFNQWYSFKSSTVALQASLYTTPLTGDLTAAIILPGGRLIVGNNYGVIARTDQLPGNWTTVASGTVYPINRFYYDANNNLTFYLTNGNFLGYSSNRGYTFGRKEAPLGSTMITSIAPLAPNLLFASGYYGSIFKAAGGVATWSNVWFAPNWGDFRHIATDGVYKIAAVGDFGNITLSSDGGQTFRYIAHSQTEMYRRAGFAPDGTIVVLNKNGERRTTTDMGNTWSFELFEIRKPIRDMVTKNGVSVVIDTLGGIYTSLTPTTPWRYSRLPVGASPMGVEISGDTILITARANKLFYVPLHSGNPVSVKDEGTIQGFSLARNYPNPFNASTVIEFSIAEAGNYTLEVFNTMGEKVATLHEGWLDGGKYRELFDPGSLSSGIYLYRLRGRGVALAHKMILMK; encoded by the coding sequence ATGCGATCCGCGATTATACTTATAGCAGCCATCTTTTTAATGATGGTAAGAGTTGAGGCACAACCTGTTCAGGCAGAGAGAACAGAAGTAGTGATCCCCAACGCGTTCAGTTTTTATGACGGGAAGGGAGCCCGCAGGATCCAGTTCGTTGATTCACTTAACGGGATATCCTACTCACCCAACACACCCCACTTCGGCATAACCACCGATGGAGGTCAGACTTGGAGGGACGGAAGTCTCTCAACCCAGATCCCCGCCATAATGAAGATGTTTTTAATGGGAAAGGACTCGATGGTAGTGGTCCGCGACAGTCAGTATATCTACCACAGTTTCAACGCGGGTGAGACCTGGACATTGGCGGCTTCACTCTGGTCCGGAGAGAGGATCAACAAATGCTTTTTCTTCAACCACAAGTACGCAATAAACCTGACCACTAACAACGAGCTAATGATATCCTCGGACCTTGGAGTTTCATGGATAACGATCCCCTGGCAACACAGGACGATAAAGCCTGATATATTCTACAACAACGGATATCTCTTTGTTACAGAAGTTCCACAGTCACCCAACCCTCAGTCGATAGTTTACTCGACAAACAATGGTTTTACCTGGGAGAAGATAAACCTCCCCACTTCGATAGGCGAGTACACTTACATAGCCAGAGGAGCCGGAAGTTTTGTGATCGGTACCAACAACGGGGTAGTTTACTCCATTTCGCAAACCGGCCAGATATTAAAGCGATTGACCTCACCCGGTAACGCGATCGCGCGGGGATATGCATATCTGAGCGACTCTGAGATATTCTCACTCGACAATGACTACAGTTATTTTTCGAGGGGAATAGTGAAATATTCGATAACCGACTCTTCAACCTCGTATATCCCAATAAATTATCACGAGCAATACCTTGATCAGATAGCGGTTACCACCCATGACAAGGTGGTGATGGCCTCAACTTACCAGCCCAGCCACTCGGCCTTGATGGTATTTCACATGTACGGTTTCCGGGACATACGGGTTGAGCGGTTCAAATTTCCGGGGAATCTTGATGCATCGTGCCTTTATTTTGTGAACGACGCGATGGGGTTTGCCGCCACTTCGAAGAACCAGATACTCAAAACGAGCGACGGTGGAGAGTCATGGCAGGAGACGACGGTGCCGGCACAGTTGGCATTAGTGACGGGGTTCGCGCGAAGAAGCGAGTCGGAGTTTATCGCCATCTGTGAAGGAGGGGCGATACTTGAGTCGAACGATGCCGGGAACAGCTGGCAGAGCATTCCCTCTGCATTCAAGGGCTCGATAATAAGGGCGTCATTCGCGGGACGGGACACGATATTCTTCTGCACGAAAGATTCACTTTATATGACCACATCGGGCTGGCAGACTGTAATTCCGATGAATACAGGGCTGACGGGAGGGTACTATAAGGATCTGGATTTCTATGATGGCTCGAACGGGGCCGCGACATACGAAAAGACGAGTGATCTTGTAGGGAGGGCATTTGTGACAACCGACCGTGGCGCTACCTGGGAATTGCAGAACTTCCCTGACAGGATGTTCACATACGATCCCGGTTCGCAGGGATTGTTCTACAGAAGTGACGAGGGATTCGGCACATGGGATGCCGGGGCTTCGGGGCAGAAGATCTACATGGAGAGTTATCCCGCAAATGTGGACCAGAACAGGGGTGGAGTTATTGCTCTTACCGCGGGGACGCAGAATATTTTCTTCAATCTGGGAATCAAGCGAAATTTCAGGCATATCAACCTGGGATCAAATATCGTGAAGAGGCAGATAGTCGCGGCAGGTGGGAACAGCACTTATCTTCTGAGTGCAGACGGTGTTTACTGGAAGTTCTCGCGAAGTGACAATACAGCCCCGACCACAGTCATTCGCAATTACCCTGTTGACGGATCGCCTTACGAATTTCACAATCTGAACTTCAAATGGGAGGAGCCTTGGACAATCGCACCGATAACGCATTACCATTTTCAGCTCGCCCTTGGCGACACTTCAAATATTGTTGAGGACAGGACCGGACTGGATTCCACATCGATCAATGTGAACCTGACGGCGGATTCGGCACTCTATTTTTGGCGGGTAAGAGCCGAGAACCAATACGGTTGGGGAAGTTTTAACCAGTGGTACTCGTTCAAGTCTTCGACAGTGGCTCTGCAGGCATCCTTATACACCACTCCACTGACGGGAGATCTTACGGCCGCGATCATCCTGCCGGGCGGCAGGCTTATCGTCGGGAACAATTATGGTGTAATAGCAAGAACCGATCAGTTGCCGGGGAACTGGACGACGGTTGCTTCGGGTACGGTTTACCCAATAAACCGGTTTTACTACGACGCGAACAACAACCTGACATTTTACCTGACAAACGGAAACTTTCTGGGGTACTCGAGCAACAGGGGTTACACCTTCGGAAGAAAAGAAGCCCCGTTGGGCAGCACCATGATAACATCGATCGCCCCGCTCGCGCCAAACCTGCTGTTCGCCTCCGGCTATTACGGAAGCATTTTCAAGGCGGCAGGCGGAGTAGCCACCTGGTCGAATGTCTGGTTTGCACCGAATTGGGGTGATTTCAGGCATATCGCGACCGATGGAGTGTACAAAATAGCCGCGGTTGGCGATTTTGGTAATATCACCCTCTCCTCTGACGGGGGCCAGACCTTCAGGTATATTGCCCACTCACAGACAGAAATGTACAGAAGAGCGGGATTCGCACCCGATGGAACGATAGTGGTTCTGAACAAGAATGGTGAGAGGCGGACGACCACCGATATGGGCAACACATGGAGCTTTGAACTCTTCGAGATCCGGAAACCGATAAGGGATATGGTCACCAAGAACGGGGTAAGCGTGGTGATCGACACACTCGGCGGGATCTACACTTCACTTACTCCCACGACGCCCTGGAGGTACAGCAGACTACCCGTAGGAGCCTCGCCGATGGGAGTAGAAATCTCGGGAGATACCATACTTATAACAGCAAGGGCGAATAAACTCTTCTATGTACCCCTTCACTCGGGGAACCCCGTAAGTGTGAAAGATGAAGGCACGATTCAGGGATTTTCACTCGCGAGGAACTACCCGAACCCGTTCAACGCTTCCACAGTGATCGAGTTCTCGATCGCCGAGGCGGGCAACTACACACTTGAGGTGTTCAACACGATGGGTGAAAAGGTTGCCACGCTTCATGAAGGCTGGCTCGATGGCGGGAAATACAGGGAGCTCTTCGACCCCGGTTCCCTCTCCAGTGGTATCTACCTGTACCGCCTGAGGGGCAGAGGAGTTGCATTAGCCCATAAAATGATTTTAATGAAGTAA
- a CDS encoding T9SS type A sorting domain-containing protein, translated as MKKILLLLLTLIFTAHSQLKWELLSPSPTYADIYNVWTFNDSTVLIVGNSGLCMKTSDGGTTWQNCIINTTNDLKGLYFLNESEGWLFDASCKLYKSTNGGESWELFYSLPQERLITSIYFKDANNGYMGSDYRLYVTTDGGLSWTPKHFNNFIYGFKVFGNSLFCATSATGYVGKLFRSTNNGVNWDTIYSMPGYPVLDFDLNSQGVLICVGKGFAARSTDMGATWVFLAFNYKDFFSVEFLDDSHVFVAGSLNLMSWNSGADWTELKNMGYLKAVSCGENNIIAAGNEGKIFRSTDRGSSWMTMSKRKDNVFRSAFFTSRDTGFLAGEEGTQFIRKTTDGARTWREIPWHHSYYSISDMTFIERGAKGFLHARNKIMSSTDYGESWFDVAAPLNSNDNLLKFFFVDDQYGYVLGSNKFILKTTDGGTTWTRNAITATSNLEGLYFVNRDVGFIHGSTGVSIYKTSDGGMTWVQKYYDPSGYSKGFHFSSPNDGVCFTSSSDLYTANQGESWTGSTSYVPRILAMDYIDNLNGFASMIHGQTNIHPLMIGITRNGKDWTTKILPLQITGGLMRMADKGTAYLFASGDIIIKLTDTALTTVEEEPGVPGEFTLAQNFPNPFNPETVIRFVLPVAGYAKGVVYDFLGREVATLVEGETGAGTHEIKFNANGLPSGVYIFRLEAGKNSGAIKMILLK; from the coding sequence ATGAAAAAGATTTTATTGTTGCTACTTACGCTCATATTTACAGCACACTCACAGTTGAAGTGGGAGTTGCTAAGCCCTTCCCCCACATATGCTGACATATATAATGTCTGGACCTTTAATGATTCCACAGTATTGATAGTTGGAAACTCGGGCCTGTGCATGAAAACTTCCGATGGGGGAACGACATGGCAGAATTGCATAATAAACACAACGAACGACTTGAAAGGGCTCTACTTCCTGAACGAGAGCGAGGGGTGGTTGTTTGATGCTTCATGCAAGCTCTACAAATCGACGAACGGGGGTGAATCGTGGGAATTGTTCTACTCTCTGCCACAGGAGAGACTGATAACCTCGATCTACTTCAAGGATGCCAACAACGGGTACATGGGGTCTGACTACCGCTTGTATGTAACCACTGACGGTGGGTTGAGCTGGACACCCAAGCATTTCAACAACTTCATCTATGGCTTTAAAGTGTTCGGTAATTCCCTTTTCTGCGCCACTTCAGCAACAGGGTATGTCGGGAAGTTGTTCCGGAGTACAAACAATGGAGTTAATTGGGATACCATCTACAGTATGCCGGGTTACCCTGTATTGGATTTCGACCTGAATTCTCAAGGTGTGCTGATCTGTGTCGGAAAGGGATTTGCCGCAAGGTCAACTGATATGGGGGCAACATGGGTTTTTCTGGCATTCAACTATAAAGATTTTTTTAGCGTCGAATTCCTCGATGATTCACATGTGTTTGTTGCAGGTTCTTTGAATCTGATGAGCTGGAACAGCGGAGCGGACTGGACTGAGCTTAAGAACATGGGATATTTAAAGGCAGTTAGCTGCGGTGAAAACAACATTATTGCCGCCGGGAATGAGGGAAAGATATTCAGGTCGACTGACAGGGGCAGTTCGTGGATGACGATGTCAAAAAGGAAAGACAATGTCTTCAGATCTGCATTTTTCACCTCGCGGGACACAGGTTTTCTTGCCGGTGAAGAAGGGACGCAATTCATTCGAAAAACCACTGACGGAGCCAGGACATGGCGCGAGATCCCCTGGCATCATTCGTACTACAGCATCAGTGATATGACATTCATTGAAAGGGGTGCCAAAGGTTTTCTGCATGCAAGGAACAAGATAATGAGTTCCACTGACTATGGCGAAAGCTGGTTTGATGTCGCGGCACCCCTTAACTCGAACGATAATCTCCTGAAATTCTTCTTTGTTGATGATCAGTATGGATATGTTTTGGGTAGCAACAAGTTCATCCTTAAAACCACGGATGGGGGTACGACATGGACGAGGAACGCGATAACTGCCACCTCAAACCTCGAGGGTCTTTACTTTGTAAACAGGGATGTCGGTTTCATCCACGGATCCACGGGTGTTTCAATCTACAAAACCTCCGACGGCGGAATGACCTGGGTGCAAAAATATTACGATCCTTCCGGGTATTCAAAGGGATTCCACTTCTCTTCGCCGAACGATGGGGTTTGCTTCACTTCCTCTTCCGATCTTTACACTGCCAATCAGGGTGAGTCCTGGACGGGAAGCACTTCATATGTACCGAGGATTCTCGCCATGGATTATATTGACAATCTAAACGGTTTTGCATCGATGATCCACGGACAAACGAATATCCATCCTTTAATGATCGGTATTACCCGGAATGGGAAGGATTGGACCACGAAAATACTACCGCTCCAGATCACAGGTGGCTTGATGAGAATGGCTGACAAGGGCACAGCATATTTGTTTGCCTCCGGTGATATCATAATCAAACTTACCGACACCGCTTTGACGACAGTCGAGGAGGAACCGGGCGTACCCGGTGAGTTCACCCTTGCGCAGAACTTCCCCAACCCGTTCAATCCTGAGACGGTTATCCGTTTCGTGTTGCCTGTTGCCGGTTACGCGAAGGGTGTGGTTTACGACTTTCTCGGTCGCGAGGTGGCTACACTTGTAGAAGGTGAAACAGGTGCCGGAACCCATGAGATCAAGTTTAACGCCAACGGACTACCATCCGGTGTTTACATTTTCCGGCTGGAGGCAGGTAAAAACTCGGGGGCAATAAAGATGATCCTTTTGAAATAA